The genomic region ATCGATGACAAAAAAGCAAAAGCTGACGATTTTGATTTTTGCAGATATCATGATCGCAATACCTTTTTTCTTAACTGACAGTATCATTGTCAAGGCTGTGCTACTACTAATAGTGATTTATAAATACTATTATTTTATAACGAAAATTAAAACGATACGTGTGTAACTAATCTCTATGTGTTCATCTTCAAAAAATTTAAATTGTAAACAAAAATAAATTAACGTGCACCTCTTGTGTTGAGGTGTTTTTTTATTAGGGAAAGGTAAGGAGATGTTCTATTACAATAATAAGTTATAAGAACTGAAAAAAGATAAAATTGGGGTGATGAAGGAATAAGTTGATATAGAGAAAGTGTATCTGTTAGCTAATCAAACGTTTGTTTAAATAGTAGTGGAGATTCAATATAGTAAAATAATGAACGATAAATAGGAGGTAATTTTTTATCCACAAACTAGATAGTCGAGAAAGGTTAATATATTGGGATTTACACAGGTTTGTCCACATTATCCACAAATTAAAATAAAATAATCCACAAAATAGGGTATTTCGACAAAATGTGATAGAGTCAATATCCATGCAACAATTAAATGGATATCCACATTATCCACATAATTGTGGATAAACCTGTGTATATATTTATATATTTAGAAAATTAAAAGAGAGGCAGTCGATTTGACTACCTCATCTTTGTTATTGTTTTCTAGATTTTGCACGAGCATCAGCAGCTTTTGCACGCTCTTGCGCCTGTAAATCATCGCTATCAGCTAATTCCCTAGAAAACTCAACGTCACGGCCATCTGGTGGCAGTTTAGCATAGCCGGGAGTTTGTGGTAAAGATTGTGTGTTTTTATCACGATTTGAATGTCCATGATTTGTTGGCATGGTTATCCCTCCAGTTGCAAATTGAACAAGAAGTTCTTGTTTATTTTTACACCAAAGGGAAAAGTTATTAACGGGAAAAATTAGGAGTTACTTATTGCTGATATATCCACCAGCACGATCGGCCATTTTAAACTCACGAGAATATGTAACCTCTTGCATACTGCTTAACGTACTTTTCTTCATCTTATCCTTTTTCTTCTTATCCATGATTTTATCCCTCACTTTACACAAAGTTATTATCATCGTTGCCTAAACTGATTATCATTATTCAAAAATCGAAAAAAATAAAGGAGTGGGGGACAGGCCCCCGCTCCTTTAAAGTGTTAAAAAGCCTGCTCATATAACTGAGCAGGCTTAATGCGTATTTATTATGCTTCTTTTAGGTGTTCTTCCTGGAATGCTACCGGTTCTCTCATTGCATGTAGGTGGTAGAGATCCTTTGGAATTTCGTATAGATTATAGATGTCTCCATCTGCGTTAATTTGTTCGTAAAGGCTTTTCCTAGTGTCGTTCGCAAGAAGTACATAAGGCAGCTTTTCGGCAGCTTTCTGTGAACGGATGTTTACTTTACGTATTCGCATGAAAACTGTCTCAATTCCCAGTTCGAAAAATGCTTCATTGAAGAATGCCTCTTTGGCTAATTTGTTGTACCCATGGCCATGATACGGCTTT from Bacillus sp. BGMRC 2118 harbors:
- a CDS encoding YfhD family protein, which codes for MPTNHGHSNRDKNTQSLPQTPGYAKLPPDGRDVEFSRELADSDDLQAQERAKAADARAKSRKQ
- a CDS encoding YfhE family protein, producing the protein MDKKKKDKMKKSTLSSMQEVTYSREFKMADRAGGYISNK
- a CDS encoding GNAT family N-acetyltransferase — its product is MLKRRDLQESQILFDLMVHPEVFPFVRHKASTYDEFLFLTKQTIEAEEHGELISRTILDEWGTPIGTINLFDIQDNAGFLGTWLGKPYHGHGYNKLAKEAFFNEAFFELGIETVFMRIRKVNIRSQKAAEKLPYVLLANDTRKSLYEQINADGDIYNLYEIPKDLYHLHAMREPVAFQEEHLKEA